The Bacteroidota bacterium DNA segment GCCGATTTTCATGAAGTTCTGTTGCTGCTTGTGCGTGATTTTCTGCTTAAACGAATAAATGTAGTAAATTAATCCCGATATGTCCGATTCACAGTCGTCATCCGATTTCTATCTCACCATCAGAGAACCAGCCTCGGCCAGCCTGAAAGATACCGGAAGCCGGTTTCTTGGCTTATTATACCCCGTTTCAGCAGACGCAGAGGCAACCCGGCTACTGAACGAATGCCGGAAAAAATACTATGATGCCACTCACCATTGTTATGCCTGGCGGATCCGGAACGAACAAACAGGAAACATCATCGAACGGACATCGGATGATGGGGAACCATCCGGAACGGCGGGCAAACCGATTTTAACGGTTTTGCATCATGCCGGATTGGAGAATATCCTCTGTATTGTGGTGCGTTGGTTCGGAGGGACCAAACTGGGCACCGGCGGATTGGTAAGAGCCTATTCTGATACAGCGAAAGGTGCCGTTGGTAACGCGGTTATTCTGCGGCAGTATACCTACGTAACCGGAATCATCACGGCCGATTTCAGCCAGGAAGCA contains these protein-coding regions:
- a CDS encoding YigZ family protein — its product is MSDSQSSSDFYLTIREPASASLKDTGSRFLGLLYPVSADAEATRLLNECRKKYYDATHHCYAWRIRNEQTGNIIERTSDDGEPSGTAGKPILTVLHHAGLENILCIVVRWFGGTKLGTGGLVRAYSDTAKGAVGNAVILRQYTYVTGIITADFSQEADLIRIFSQNQVRIQSTDYTDQITMSIGILPSKLALVQRLIKDHFRNQLELVLPE